In Paraburkholderia sprentiae WSM5005, a genomic segment contains:
- a CDS encoding SDR family NAD(P)-dependent oxidoreductase encodes MTTLPTVLITGASSGIGATYAERFARRGHDLVLVARDKARLDTLAARLREESGVAVEVLQADLTQPADLTAVETRLRDDARIGILINNAGAAQSGGFVQQTAEGIERLIALNTTALTRLAAAVAPRFVQSGTGAIVNIGSVVGFAPEFGMSIYGATKAFVLFLSQGLNLELSPKGVYVQAVLPATTRTEIWERAGIDVNALPEVMEVGELVDAALVGFDRRELVTIPPLHVAARWETLDGARQGLLSDIRQAHAADRYRAQA; translated from the coding sequence ATGACCACGCTTCCGACTGTTCTCATCACCGGCGCCTCCTCCGGCATCGGCGCCACCTACGCCGAGCGCTTCGCTCGCCGCGGCCACGACCTCGTGCTGGTTGCACGCGACAAGGCGCGGCTCGATACGCTGGCCGCGCGCCTGCGCGAAGAAAGCGGTGTGGCCGTCGAAGTGCTGCAGGCCGACCTAACCCAGCCTGCGGATCTGACCGCGGTCGAGACTCGCCTGCGCGACGACGCTCGCATAGGTATCCTCATCAACAACGCCGGGGCGGCTCAGTCGGGCGGCTTCGTGCAGCAGACCGCTGAGGGCATCGAACGCCTGATCGCGCTCAATACCACGGCGCTCACGCGGCTCGCCGCCGCGGTCGCTCCGCGCTTCGTGCAATCGGGTACTGGCGCGATCGTCAACATCGGCTCGGTGGTGGGTTTCGCGCCAGAGTTCGGCATGTCGATCTACGGCGCCACCAAGGCCTTCGTGCTGTTCCTGTCGCAGGGCCTGAACCTGGAGTTGTCGCCCAAGGGCGTCTACGTGCAGGCGGTGCTGCCGGCGACGACCCGTACGGAGATCTGGGAGCGCGCCGGCATCGACGTCAACGCACTCCCCGAGGTGATGGAGGTCGGCGAACTGGTCGATGCTGCACTGGTCGGATTCGACCGCCGCGAACTGGTCACGATTCCGCCGCTGCACGTGGCCGCGCGCTGGGAGACGCTGGATGGCGCGCGTCAAGGGCTGCTGTCGGACATTCGACAAGCGCACGCGGCCGATCGCTATCGGGCGCAAGCTTGA
- a CDS encoding alkene reductase, protein MTEKTLFEPYVLGRLTLANRVVMAPLTRNRAGAGLVPSELAATYYAQRASAGLIITEATQVSRQAQGYQDTPGLYTLEQIAGWRKVTEAVHAKGARIFAQLWHVGRVSHVDVQPGGAAPVAPSAIRAATKTFVNNGFADVSPPRALELDELPGIVGDFRRAAANAMAAGFDGVEIHGANGYLLEQFIKDGANQRTDAYGGSVENRARLLLEVVAAVAEEIGADRTGVRISPVSPANGISSSDPQPQYDYIAGQLSALGIVYLHVVEGATGGPRDVAPFDYDALRRRFRQTYLANNGYDLGLAAAGLNEGKADLFAFGRAFIGNPDLVERLKTGAALAQPDFATLYGGGAAGYTDYPTIAA, encoded by the coding sequence ATGACCGAAAAGACGCTTTTCGAGCCCTACGTCCTTGGCCGCCTGACACTCGCCAATCGCGTTGTCATGGCACCGCTGACCCGCAATCGCGCAGGCGCGGGCCTGGTGCCCAGCGAACTGGCCGCGACCTACTACGCCCAGCGCGCCTCGGCCGGCCTGATCATCACGGAGGCCACTCAGGTGTCGCGCCAGGCTCAGGGCTATCAGGACACGCCGGGCCTGTACACGCTCGAGCAAATCGCCGGCTGGCGCAAGGTCACCGAGGCTGTGCATGCCAAGGGTGCGCGCATCTTTGCGCAGCTCTGGCACGTCGGCCGTGTTTCGCACGTCGATGTCCAGCCTGGCGGCGCAGCGCCGGTCGCGCCTTCGGCCATCCGTGCGGCGACGAAGACCTTCGTCAACAACGGCTTTGCCGACGTGTCGCCGCCACGCGCCCTCGAACTCGACGAATTGCCGGGCATCGTTGGCGACTTTCGTCGTGCCGCGGCCAATGCCATGGCCGCCGGTTTCGACGGCGTCGAGATCCACGGTGCCAACGGCTACCTGCTCGAGCAGTTCATCAAGGACGGTGCGAATCAGCGCACTGACGCCTACGGCGGCTCGGTCGAGAACCGTGCGCGCCTGTTACTGGAAGTCGTCGCCGCCGTGGCGGAAGAAATCGGCGCCGATCGCACCGGTGTGCGCATCTCGCCGGTGTCGCCCGCAAACGGCATCTCGAGCAGCGATCCTCAGCCGCAGTACGACTACATCGCCGGGCAACTCAGCGCGCTGGGCATCGTCTATCTGCACGTGGTCGAGGGTGCGACGGGCGGCCCGCGCGATGTCGCGCCGTTCGACTACGACGCGCTGCGCCGCCGGTTCAGGCAAACCTACCTGGCCAACAACGGCTACGACCTGGGACTCGCTGCCGCCGGGCTCAACGAGGGTAAGGCTGACCTGTTCGCCTTCGGCCGTGCCTTCATCGGCAACCCCGACCTGGTCGAACGCCTGAAGACCGGCGCAGCGCTGGCCCAGCCCGACTTCGCCACGCTCTATGGTGGCGGCGCTGCCGGCTACACCGACTACCCGACCATTGCCGCCTGA
- a CDS encoding TetR/AcrR family transcriptional regulator, translating to MKITKAQAQANRERVVETASKLFRERGYDGVGVADLMAAAGFTHGGFYKQFRSKADLMAESAACGIAQTVALSAGVEAPEFVRYYVSREHRDTRATGCTMAALGGDAARQPEAVRATFAAGIESLLAALSPDGTASDGADPAQARARALDILAHTVGAIIMSRACPDDSPLADEILAVCRDEILASLSQSAKSPVQARVDSGGA from the coding sequence ATGAAGATCACCAAGGCACAGGCGCAGGCCAACCGGGAACGCGTCGTCGAGACGGCGTCGAAGCTGTTTCGGGAGCGCGGCTACGATGGGGTTGGCGTTGCCGATCTGATGGCCGCAGCCGGCTTCACGCACGGCGGCTTCTACAAGCAGTTCCGCTCCAAGGCCGATCTGATGGCGGAATCGGCGGCCTGCGGCATCGCGCAGACGGTGGCGCTGAGCGCAGGTGTGGAGGCGCCCGAGTTCGTGCGGTATTACGTTTCTCGCGAGCACCGCGACACCCGCGCGACCGGTTGCACGATGGCCGCACTGGGCGGGGATGCCGCGCGTCAGCCGGAAGCGGTCCGGGCCACGTTTGCGGCGGGCATTGAAAGCCTGCTGGCTGCGCTGAGCCCCGACGGTACTGCATCGGACGGCGCGGATCCGGCCCAGGCGCGCGCCAGGGCCCTCGACATACTGGCGCACACGGTGGGCGCCATTATCATGTCGCGGGCATGTCCGGACGACTCGCCGCTGGCGGACGAAATCCTGGCGGTTTGTCGCGACGAGATTCTTGCGTCACTGAGCCAGTCCGCGAAATCGCCGGTGCAAGCGCGTGTCGACAGTGGCGGCGCCTAG
- a CDS encoding c-type cytochrome — protein MKNMLKGLGAVLCVALPILANAAADQTLVQRGAYLARLGDCAACHTAPKGKPFAGGLPMNTPMGRIYVTNITPDAQTGIGGYTEADFARALREGVAKDGHNLYPAMPYPSYAKVSDDDAKALYAFFMHGVAPVRQVNRESDIKWPLSMRWPLRFWNMAFLEKGVYRDKPGKDVAWNRGAYLVQGLGHCGSCHTPRGVAFQESALDESGSAFLSGAVLDGWFASNLTGEHNTGLGRWSDEDLRTFLKTGANRHASAFGAMTSVINNSTQAMNDQDVAAISTYLKSLPPAGGNGAPPYTYDPQATKVSLERPANDAGARVYTAYCMHCHGVDGRGFAPMLAPLAGNPNVLAKDASSLINVTLNGTGDLVINGLPSPFPMPGFAVVLDDRQIADVLSFVRAGWNNGAPALGAAEVAKLRQSTQTAR, from the coding sequence ATGAAAAACATGCTGAAGGGTCTCGGCGCGGTGTTGTGCGTCGCATTGCCGATTCTCGCAAACGCTGCCGCCGATCAAACACTCGTGCAACGCGGCGCCTATCTCGCTCGACTCGGCGATTGCGCGGCCTGCCATACCGCGCCGAAAGGCAAACCGTTTGCCGGCGGCCTGCCGATGAACACGCCGATGGGCCGCATCTACGTGACCAACATCACGCCCGACGCGCAGACCGGCATCGGCGGCTACACGGAAGCGGACTTCGCGCGGGCACTGCGCGAGGGCGTCGCGAAAGACGGTCACAACCTGTATCCGGCGATGCCGTATCCGTCCTACGCGAAGGTCAGCGACGACGACGCGAAGGCGCTGTACGCGTTCTTCATGCACGGCGTCGCGCCGGTGCGGCAGGTGAATCGCGAGTCCGACATCAAATGGCCGCTGAGCATGCGCTGGCCGCTGAGATTCTGGAACATGGCGTTTCTCGAGAAGGGCGTGTATCGCGACAAGCCGGGCAAGGACGTCGCGTGGAATCGCGGCGCGTATCTGGTGCAAGGGCTCGGGCATTGCGGATCGTGCCATACGCCGCGCGGCGTCGCGTTCCAGGAAAGCGCGCTCGACGAAAGCGGCAGCGCGTTCCTGAGCGGCGCGGTGCTCGACGGCTGGTTCGCGTCGAACTTGACCGGCGAGCACAACACCGGGCTCGGCCGCTGGAGCGACGAGGATCTGCGCACGTTCCTGAAGACCGGCGCGAATCGCCATGCGTCGGCGTTCGGCGCCATGACGAGCGTAATCAACAACAGCACGCAAGCCATGAACGATCAGGACGTCGCGGCGATTTCGACGTATCTGAAGTCGCTGCCGCCGGCGGGCGGCAACGGCGCGCCGCCCTATACCTACGATCCGCAGGCGACGAAGGTGTCGCTCGAGCGCCCCGCGAACGATGCCGGCGCGCGCGTCTATACCGCGTATTGCATGCATTGCCACGGCGTCGACGGACGCGGTTTCGCGCCGATGCTCGCGCCGCTCGCCGGCAATCCGAACGTGCTCGCGAAGGACGCGTCGTCGTTGATCAACGTGACGCTGAACGGCACCGGCGATCTGGTGATCAACGGGCTGCCGTCGCCGTTCCCGATGCCGGGCTTCGCGGTGGTGCTCGACGATCGGCAGATCGCCGACGTGCTGAGCTTCGTGCGCGCGGGCTGGAACAACGGCGCACCGGCGCTCGGTGCGGCGGAGGTCGCGAAGTTACGGCAGTCGACGCAGACAGCGCGGTGA
- a CDS encoding xanthine dehydrogenase family protein molybdopterin-binding subunit yields MSQGLLDAQNGAQPSDTDTRQVSGISRRSFLKFGVTVGAAAGGGLLLGFSMPAASEDRKAGNSVIGGDANEAPQSGVFAPNAFIQIDTAGKVTLVMPKVEMGQGVYTSIPMLIAEELEVPLDAVTLDHAPPNEQLFKDPLLGGQLTGGSTSIRFAWEPMRRAGATARVLLINAAAQQWQVDPSSCHAQAAQVIHAASNRSATYGQLAQAASALPAPRNVPLKDPKDFKLIGTPVRRLDSPEKVDGTAQFGLDVRLPAMVYAAIANCPVFGGTLASVDDTHAKTIPGVREVIKLDNAVAVIGAHTWAAKRGLQALDIKWNEGAGAQLSMKRIVDDLAAASQHGGAVARKDGDVGRAFGDAKSRVDAVYQQPFLAHATMEPANATVHVRGDACEIWLGSQVPTRVVDAAVAVTGLPADKIIVHNHLIGGGFGRRLETDMVTQAVKVGKHVSTPVKVLWTREEDIQHDMYRPYYYDTISAGLDANGKPIAWQHRIAGSSIMARFAPPAFKNGVDPDAVEVAADLPYDLPNQLVDYVRVEPHAVPTAFWRGVGATRGTFVVESFIDELAAHAKIDPVQYRRDLLGKSPRALNVLNVAAQAGNWGSALPQGQGRGVSVMHAFGSFLAIVVEVAVEQGEVTVKRVNCAVDCGMFVNPNTIEAQVQGGIIFGITGALYSEITIKDGRVEQNNFTDYRILRIHQTPPVDVHIVKSGEAPGGIGEPGTAALMPALTNAIYAATGKRLRQLPVGRQLHSA; encoded by the coding sequence ATGTCCCAAGGATTGCTCGATGCACAGAACGGCGCGCAGCCGTCGGACACCGACACGCGGCAGGTAAGCGGCATCTCGCGGCGCAGCTTCCTCAAATTCGGCGTGACAGTGGGCGCCGCGGCCGGCGGCGGTCTGCTGCTCGGCTTCAGCATGCCGGCCGCGAGCGAGGATCGGAAGGCGGGCAACAGCGTGATCGGCGGCGACGCGAACGAGGCGCCGCAGAGCGGCGTGTTCGCGCCGAACGCGTTCATCCAGATCGACACCGCCGGCAAGGTGACGCTCGTGATGCCGAAGGTCGAGATGGGGCAGGGCGTCTATACGTCGATTCCGATGCTGATCGCCGAGGAACTCGAAGTGCCGCTCGACGCAGTCACGCTCGATCATGCGCCACCGAACGAACAGCTGTTCAAGGACCCGCTGCTCGGCGGGCAGTTGACCGGTGGGTCGACGTCGATCCGCTTCGCGTGGGAGCCGATGCGTCGCGCGGGCGCGACAGCGCGCGTGCTGCTGATCAACGCCGCCGCGCAGCAGTGGCAGGTCGATCCGTCCAGTTGCCATGCGCAGGCCGCTCAGGTGATCCACGCGGCGAGCAATCGCAGCGCGACCTATGGTCAGCTCGCGCAGGCGGCCTCCGCGCTGCCCGCGCCGCGGAACGTGCCGTTGAAAGATCCGAAGGATTTCAAGCTGATCGGCACGCCGGTCAGGCGTCTGGATTCGCCGGAAAAAGTCGACGGCACCGCGCAGTTCGGTCTCGACGTGCGCTTGCCCGCCATGGTCTACGCGGCGATCGCGAACTGTCCCGTGTTCGGCGGCACGCTCGCGAGCGTCGACGATACGCATGCGAAGACGATCCCCGGCGTGCGCGAGGTCATCAAGCTCGACAACGCGGTCGCGGTGATCGGCGCTCATACGTGGGCCGCGAAACGCGGCCTGCAGGCGCTCGACATCAAGTGGAACGAAGGCGCGGGCGCGCAGCTATCGATGAAGCGCATCGTCGACGATCTCGCTGCGGCCTCGCAACACGGCGGCGCGGTGGCACGCAAGGACGGCGATGTCGGCCGCGCGTTCGGCGACGCGAAGTCGCGCGTCGACGCGGTCTACCAGCAGCCGTTTCTCGCGCACGCCACGATGGAGCCGGCCAACGCCACGGTCCACGTGCGCGGCGACGCGTGCGAAATCTGGCTCGGCTCGCAGGTGCCGACGCGCGTCGTCGATGCGGCGGTCGCGGTCACAGGCTTGCCTGCCGACAAGATCATCGTGCACAACCATCTGATCGGCGGCGGTTTCGGGCGGCGCCTCGAAACCGACATGGTCACGCAGGCCGTGAAGGTCGGCAAACACGTGTCGACGCCGGTCAAGGTGCTATGGACACGCGAAGAAGACATCCAGCATGACATGTACCGGCCGTATTACTACGACACGATCTCGGCCGGGCTCGACGCGAACGGCAAACCGATCGCGTGGCAGCACCGCATTGCCGGTTCGTCGATCATGGCGCGCTTCGCGCCGCCCGCGTTCAAGAATGGAGTCGATCCTGACGCCGTGGAAGTCGCCGCCGATCTGCCGTACGACCTGCCGAACCAGCTGGTCGACTACGTGCGCGTCGAGCCGCACGCGGTACCCACCGCGTTCTGGCGCGGCGTCGGGGCGACGCGCGGCACGTTCGTGGTCGAGAGTTTTATCGACGAACTCGCCGCGCACGCGAAGATCGATCCGGTGCAGTATCGGCGCGATCTGCTCGGCAAATCGCCGCGCGCGCTGAACGTGCTCAATGTGGCCGCGCAAGCCGGCAACTGGGGCAGCGCGCTGCCGCAGGGGCAAGGGCGCGGCGTCTCGGTGATGCACGCGTTCGGCAGCTTTTTGGCGATCGTCGTCGAGGTCGCGGTCGAGCAGGGCGAGGTGACGGTCAAGCGCGTCAACTGCGCGGTCGATTGCGGGATGTTCGTCAATCCGAACACGATCGAGGCGCAGGTGCAGGGCGGCATCATCTTCGGCATCACGGGCGCGCTGTATAGCGAGATCACGATCAAGGACGGCCGCGTCGAGCAGAACAACTTCACCGATTATCGGATTCTGCGCATCCACCAGACCCCGCCGGTCGACGTGCATATCGTGAAGAGTGGCGAGGCGCCCGGCGGTATCGGCGAGCCCGGCACCGCGGCGCTCATGCCCGCGCTGACCAACGCGATCTATGCGGCCACCGGCAAGCGGCTGCGGCAACTGCCGGTTGGCCGTCAACTGCACAGCGCCTGA
- a CDS encoding (2Fe-2S)-binding protein codes for MTTFNINGETHTVDAPPDMPLLWVLRDLVGLTGTKFGCGIAQCGACTVHLDGVAVRSCVFPAAAVGERKIVTIEAVSATPTGQKVQQAWRELDVVQCGYCQSGQVMSAASLLARNPNPSDADIDAAMAGNICRCGTYHRVRAAIKHAAKGA; via the coding sequence ATGACAACGTTCAATATCAACGGCGAAACGCATACCGTCGATGCCCCGCCCGACATGCCCCTGTTGTGGGTGCTGCGCGATCTCGTCGGGTTGACCGGCACCAAGTTCGGCTGCGGCATCGCGCAATGCGGCGCATGCACCGTGCATCTCGATGGCGTCGCGGTGCGCTCGTGCGTGTTCCCGGCTGCGGCGGTCGGCGAGCGCAAGATCGTCACGATCGAAGCGGTCAGCGCCACGCCCACGGGCCAGAAGGTGCAGCAGGCCTGGCGTGAACTCGACGTCGTGCAATGCGGTTACTGTCAGTCGGGGCAGGTGATGTCGGCGGCGTCGCTGCTCGCGCGCAATCCTAATCCGAGCGATGCCGACATCGATGCCGCGATGGCCGGCAACATCTGCCGCTGCGGAACCTACCATCGCGTGCGGGCGGCGATCAAGCACGCCGCGAAGGGGGCCTGA
- a CDS encoding peptidoglycan DD-metalloendopeptidase family protein: protein MRKRFDRTLLAGLAGAWVALAVSGCANVGQPNATDTVATGAATVSGVPAAKPAGTAPGDQAAAAALSIDARDSAPPKKSPPLVYRVRRGDTLARVAQRHHIGVKQLQAWNGLKASARLKPGQVLHVASPETVRALKMANAAANAAAAAQSAAPTVSQASAPAPAQASAQAAAPAPNATEAREVTQETRRHASSVTLAWPAAGSVVEAFQPGETRGIEIGGKAGDAVRAAADGKVMYAGTGLNSYGSLIIVQHNKDFLTAYSHNRKLLVKMGDVVRKGQQIAEMGDESNSRVSVGFEVRRDGKPVDPLPYLPQGRG, encoded by the coding sequence ATGAGAAAGCGTTTCGATAGAACGCTATTGGCCGGTCTCGCCGGGGCTTGGGTCGCGCTGGCGGTCAGCGGTTGTGCGAACGTCGGCCAGCCGAATGCGACGGACACCGTGGCAACCGGCGCCGCCACGGTGTCCGGCGTGCCGGCGGCGAAGCCGGCCGGAACAGCGCCTGGCGATCAGGCGGCAGCCGCAGCGCTGTCGATCGATGCCCGCGATAGCGCGCCGCCGAAAAAATCGCCGCCGCTCGTGTATCGCGTCAGGCGCGGCGACACGCTTGCGCGGGTCGCGCAGCGTCATCACATCGGCGTCAAGCAGTTGCAGGCATGGAATGGGCTGAAGGCGTCGGCGCGGCTGAAGCCGGGGCAGGTGCTGCACGTGGCATCACCGGAGACGGTGCGCGCGCTGAAGATGGCCAATGCCGCGGCAAATGCGGCGGCCGCGGCGCAATCCGCGGCGCCGACTGTGTCGCAAGCGTCGGCACCAGCGCCCGCGCAAGCTTCGGCGCAGGCTGCCGCGCCGGCTCCGAATGCGACCGAAGCGCGCGAAGTCACGCAGGAAACCCGCCGGCATGCGAGCAGCGTGACGCTCGCGTGGCCCGCTGCCGGCAGCGTCGTCGAAGCATTCCAGCCAGGCGAAACGCGCGGCATCGAGATCGGCGGCAAAGCGGGCGATGCGGTGCGAGCCGCCGCCGACGGCAAGGTGATGTACGCGGGCACCGGACTGAACAGCTACGGCAGCCTGATCATCGTGCAGCACAACAAGGACTTTCTGACCGCGTATTCGCATAACCGCAAACTGCTGGTCAAGATGGGCGACGTCGTCCGCAAGGGACAGCAGATCGCGGAGATGGGTGACGAGAGCAACTCGCGTGTATCGGTCGGCTTCGAAGTGCGGCGCGATGGCAAGCCGGTCGATCCGCTGCCTTATCTGCCGCAGGGACGCGGCTGA
- a CDS encoding porin gives MNKHVFALAVSVAASAVFAAPAAAQTSVTLYGVIDEGVNYTNNVGHGHVYELASGLAQGSRWGLKGAEDLGGGLKAIFQLEGGFDLNSGRLGQGGRLFGRQAFVGLSSQPYGTLTFGRQYDSVVDYLAQTTANGSWGGELFSHPYDNDNTDNTFRLDNTVKYTSPSISGFQFGGAYSFSNDTSFANNRAYSFGGQYTYGGLLVAAAYLQANHPGNGPNGAITTNDAGFVATRLRVFGGGITYTLGPATAGFVYSNSNYLEPTANGYLGIAPLVPLVPVTPSGVLLNSLKYQNFEINGKYQISPVLFVGAQYVYTMETYDASNGGVKPRIHTFGLMADYNLSKRTDLYLQGAYQQVTGDSTLSILDYAFIPGTQSPSSTSRQVVVRAAIRHKF, from the coding sequence ATGAACAAGCACGTGTTCGCGCTGGCTGTCTCCGTTGCTGCATCTGCCGTTTTTGCCGCGCCTGCCGCCGCGCAGACTAGCGTCACGCTGTATGGCGTGATCGACGAAGGCGTCAACTACACGAACAACGTAGGCCACGGCCACGTTTATGAACTTGCGAGCGGTCTTGCGCAGGGAAGCCGCTGGGGCCTGAAGGGTGCGGAAGATCTCGGCGGCGGGCTGAAGGCGATTTTCCAGCTCGAGGGCGGTTTCGATCTCAATTCCGGGCGGCTGGGGCAGGGCGGCCGCCTGTTCGGCCGGCAGGCTTTCGTCGGACTCAGCTCGCAGCCGTACGGCACGCTGACGTTCGGCAGACAATATGATTCGGTCGTCGATTATCTGGCGCAGACCACGGCCAACGGCAGCTGGGGCGGCGAGCTGTTCTCGCATCCCTACGACAACGACAACACCGACAACACGTTCCGCCTCGACAACACGGTCAAGTACACGAGTCCGTCGATCTCGGGCTTCCAGTTCGGCGGCGCGTACAGCTTCAGTAACGACACGAGCTTTGCCAACAATCGCGCCTACAGCTTCGGCGGCCAATACACCTACGGCGGCCTGCTGGTCGCGGCGGCCTATCTGCAGGCCAATCATCCGGGCAACGGCCCGAACGGCGCGATCACCACGAACGACGCCGGCTTCGTCGCGACGCGCCTGCGCGTGTTCGGCGGCGGCATTACCTATACGTTAGGACCGGCGACGGCAGGCTTCGTCTATAGCAACTCGAACTATCTCGAGCCGACCGCAAACGGCTACCTCGGTATCGCGCCGCTGGTGCCGCTCGTACCTGTCACGCCGTCGGGCGTCCTGCTGAACTCGCTCAAGTATCAGAACTTCGAGATCAACGGCAAGTATCAGATTTCGCCGGTGCTGTTCGTTGGCGCGCAGTACGTGTACACGATGGAAACCTACGACGCATCGAACGGCGGCGTGAAGCCGCGCATCCATACGTTCGGGCTGATGGCGGACTACAACCTGTCCAAGCGCACCGACCTCTATCTGCAGGGCGCCTATCAACAGGTCACCGGCGATTCCACGCTGTCGATCCTCGATTACGCATTCATCCCCGGCACGCAGTCGCCGTCGTCGACGTCGAGGCAGGTCGTCGTGCGCGCGGCGATCCGGCACAAGTTCTAG
- a CDS encoding OpgC domain-containing protein, giving the protein MTKSSSRLIELDFFRGLVLLIIVVDHIGGSILSRVTLHAYALCDAAEVFVFLGGFATATAYATLAERRNETIARSRFLRRSFEIYRAFLVTAGLMLLVSAVLTAFSIDGPNLATTDLDDLIDTPLAALRDIVLLRRQPYLASVLPMYAFFALLVPTILPHARSKPWLLLAGSIALWAGAPAISKYLPGAPDMHWDFNPFAWQLMFVLGVLARCQPVYQRISAHRFGWLVSVLAFAVVVGAAYYKLVVLHAPLPASLKQNLSYLRAGNFVAIAWLVANLIALGWANKVARRLTWVGLIGRQGLLCFIAGAVISLVIDSVLYAATDGYLNYPLGLLADAAAVGALFAVALGVEPLKRLIGRFVAGRLGTSG; this is encoded by the coding sequence ATGACCAAGTCCTCCTCCCGTCTGATTGAACTCGACTTTTTTCGCGGACTGGTTCTGCTGATCATCGTCGTGGATCACATCGGCGGCAGCATTCTGTCGCGCGTGACGCTGCATGCGTACGCGCTGTGCGATGCCGCCGAAGTGTTCGTGTTCCTCGGCGGCTTCGCGACCGCCACGGCCTATGCGACGCTCGCCGAGCGACGCAACGAGACGATCGCGCGCAGCCGCTTTCTGCGCCGCTCGTTCGAAATCTATCGCGCGTTTCTCGTCACCGCCGGGCTGATGCTGCTCGTCAGCGCGGTGCTCACCGCATTCAGCATCGACGGGCCGAATCTCGCCACGACCGATCTCGACGATCTGATCGACACGCCGCTTGCCGCGCTGCGCGATATCGTACTGCTGCGCCGTCAGCCGTATCTCGCGTCGGTGCTGCCGATGTACGCGTTCTTCGCGCTGCTGGTGCCCACGATTCTGCCGCACGCGCGCAGCAAGCCGTGGCTGCTGCTTGCCGGCAGCATCGCGCTGTGGGCCGGCGCGCCGGCGATCAGCAAGTACCTGCCCGGCGCGCCCGACATGCACTGGGACTTCAACCCGTTCGCGTGGCAGCTGATGTTCGTGCTCGGCGTGCTCGCGCGCTGCCAGCCTGTGTATCAGCGGATCAGCGCGCACCGCTTCGGCTGGCTTGTGAGCGTGCTGGCGTTCGCGGTGGTCGTGGGCGCCGCGTACTACAAGCTCGTTGTGCTGCACGCGCCGCTACCCGCGAGCCTCAAGCAAAACCTGTCCTACCTGCGCGCGGGCAACTTCGTCGCGATCGCGTGGCTTGTCGCGAATCTGATCGCGCTCGGCTGGGCCAACAAAGTCGCGCGCCGGCTGACATGGGTCGGCTTGATCGGGCGTCAGGGCTTGCTGTGCTTCATTGCCGGCGCGGTGATTTCACTGGTGATCGACTCGGTGCTCTACGCGGCGACCGATGGTTACCTGAACTATCCGCTCGGGCTGCTCGCCGATGCGGCCGCGGTCGGCGCGCTGTTCGCCGTCGCGCTGGGCGTCGAGCCGCTGAAGCGGTTGATCGGGCGGTTCGTGGCCGGGCGGCTCGGGACCTCGGGCTAA
- a CDS encoding alpha/beta hydrolase has product MRRFLYFALALLGFAVGAPAFASTVASRSFHSDALGRDWNYTIYLPGGYRADGPRLPVLYLLHGNNGDANDWLTQGHLQSAADTLIERKEIAPVVIVMPQGGTDWYVDRKEKMESAFFDDLLPEIETHYAVATQRGGRMIGGVSMGGFGALRYALTHPEMFCGALLLSPAIYANEPPRASAARRVGVFGERHFDPRVWHELNYPAQWDRYMSQPYRLPMFIASGDDDLDIQADASLLYTHLRLAGNPAALRIIGGGHAWDVWSALLPAALKYTLGCMKPPAQEHPSNQRP; this is encoded by the coding sequence ATGCGTCGATTCCTCTATTTCGCCCTCGCGCTGCTTGGCTTCGCTGTCGGCGCGCCCGCGTTCGCGAGCACGGTCGCGAGCCGCAGCTTTCACTCCGATGCGCTCGGCCGCGACTGGAATTACACGATCTATCTGCCGGGCGGCTATCGCGCGGACGGTCCACGCCTGCCGGTGCTTTACCTGCTGCACGGCAATAACGGCGACGCCAACGACTGGCTCACGCAAGGTCATCTGCAGAGCGCCGCGGACACGCTGATCGAGCGCAAGGAGATTGCGCCCGTCGTCATCGTGATGCCGCAAGGCGGCACGGACTGGTACGTCGACCGCAAGGAAAAGATGGAGAGCGCGTTCTTCGACGATCTGCTGCCCGAGATCGAAACGCACTACGCGGTCGCGACGCAGCGAGGGGGCCGGATGATCGGCGGTGTGTCGATGGGCGGTTTCGGCGCGCTGCGCTACGCGCTGACTCACCCGGAGATGTTTTGCGGCGCGCTGCTGCTCAGTCCCGCGATCTATGCGAACGAGCCGCCGCGCGCGTCGGCGGCGCGGCGGGTCGGCGTGTTCGGCGAGCGCCATTTCGATCCGCGCGTATGGCACGAACTCAATTATCCGGCGCAGTGGGACCGGTACATGAGCCAGCCATACCGCCTGCCGATGTTCATCGCATCCGGCGACGACGACCTCGACATCCAGGCCGACGCGTCGCTGCTGTACACGCATCTGCGGCTCGCGGGCAACCCGGCCGCGCTGCGGATCATCGGCGGCGGCCACGCGTGGGACGTGTGGAGCGCGCTGCTGCCTGCCGCGCTCAAATACACGCTGGGCTGCATGAAGCCGCCGGCGCAGGAGCATCCGTCGAATCAACGGCCTTGA